The following proteins are co-located in the Siansivirga zeaxanthinifaciens CC-SAMT-1 genome:
- the tpx gene encoding thiol peroxidase: MATVTLKGNTIETSGELPKIGSKAPDFKLTANDLSIKTLNDFKGSKIVLNIFPSVDTGTCAQSVREFNKQASALENTKVLCISRDLPFAHARFCGAEGLDNVISLSDFKNGSFGKDYGLDFVSGPLEGLHSRCVIVLDENGVVTHTEQVSEIVDEPNYKEALKAL, from the coding sequence ATGGCAACAGTAACATTAAAAGGAAACACCATAGAAACCTCTGGTGAATTACCAAAAATTGGATCGAAAGCTCCAGATTTTAAACTAACAGCAAACGATTTATCAATCAAAACTTTAAATGATTTTAAAGGAAGTAAAATTGTATTAAATATTTTCCCTAGTGTTGATACAGGTACTTGTGCCCAATCGGTTAGAGAATTTAATAAACAAGCCAGCGCATTAGAAAACACAAAAGTTTTATGCATATCGAGAGATTTACCTTTCGCGCATGCTCGTTTTTGTGGCGCAGAAGGCTTAGATAATGTTATTTCTTTATCCGATTTTAAAAATGGTAGTTTTGGAAAAGATTACGGTTTAGATTTTGTTTCGGGACCACTTGAAGGTTTACATTCACGTTGTGTGATTGTATTAGACGAAAATGGCGTAGTAACACATACTGAACAAGTTTCGGAAATTGTTGACGAACCAAACTACAAAGAGGCTTTAAAAGCATTGTAA